A stretch of Cyanobacterium sp. HL-69 DNA encodes these proteins:
- a CDS encoding DnaJ-class molecular chaperone CbpA, giving the protein MDKKQRSAYSQGGFFAQTYYGLLGLHPSASVVEIRRAYRELSKFYHPDTTSLPLEEAKTKFQCLNEAYGVLASPERRSLYDLQIGYSRWNVIQSPLNFYQDDQEEDYKSSAYLDPTDRPLSSGELFALLLMGITLLACLILALSLAWLRG; this is encoded by the coding sequence ATGGATAAAAAGCAAAGATCAGCTTATTCTCAAGGAGGTTTTTTTGCTCAGACCTATTATGGTTTATTGGGTTTACATCCTTCTGCTTCGGTGGTGGAAATTCGTCGTGCTTATCGGGAGTTGAGTAAGTTTTATCATCCTGATACCACTTCTTTACCCCTTGAGGAGGCTAAAACAAAATTTCAATGTTTAAATGAAGCCTATGGAGTATTAGCTAGTCCTGAGAGGCGATCGCTCTATGACCTACAAATAGGTTACTCCCGTTGGAATGTAATTCAATCCCCCCTTAATTTTTATCAAGATGATCAAGAGGAAGATTATAAAAGTTCCGCCTACCTAGATCCTACCGATAGACCTTTATCATCAGGGGAATTATTTGCCCTCTTACTTATGGGTATCACTCTTCTTGCTTGTCTTATCCTCGCATTATCCCTCGCTTGGCTAAGGGGCTGA
- the psaI gene encoding photosystem I subunit VIII PsaI — translation MLGEYAASFLPSILVPAVGLVMPAVVMALLFLQIEAEA, via the coding sequence ATGCTTGGAGAATACGCAGCTTCTTTCTTACCATCTATTTTAGTTCCTGCTGTTGGTTTAGTTATGCCTGCAGTGGTTATGGCACTATTATTTTTACAAATTGAAGCAGAGGCCTAA
- the psaL gene encoding photosystem I subunit XI PsaL — MSTNVVHSGGDPQVGNLSTPINGSGFTKAFINGLPAYRKGLSPNRRGLEIGMAHGYFLYGPFALLGPLRDTDFGAQAGLLATIGLVAILTICLSIYSAVGVGKPTETLTTPQVPAELATKEGWSEFASGFLLGASGGAFFAFFLCQTSYLQPLIEAAKNVW, encoded by the coding sequence ATGAGTACTAACGTAGTTCATTCTGGTGGCGATCCTCAAGTAGGAAATCTTAGCACTCCTATCAACGGATCTGGTTTTACAAAAGCATTTATTAACGGTTTACCTGCTTATCGCAAAGGTTTATCCCCCAATCGTCGTGGCTTAGAAATTGGCATGGCCCATGGTTATTTTCTTTATGGACCTTTTGCATTACTAGGACCCTTAAGAGATACAGATTTTGGAGCTCAGGCAGGTTTACTCGCAACCATTGGCTTAGTTGCCATCTTAACAATTTGTTTATCTATTTATAGTGCAGTGGGTGTTGGTAAACCTACTGAAACCTTGACCACTCCTCAAGTTCCCGCCGAATTGGCTACTAAGGAAGGTTGGAGCGAGTTTGCTTCTGGATTCCTTCTTGGTGCTTCTGGTGGTGCTTTCTTTGCTTTCTTCCTTTGCCAAACCTCTTACTTACAGCCTTTAATTGAAGCGGCCAAAAATGTTTGGTAA
- the sufB gene encoding Fe-S cluster assembly protein SufB encodes MSATVKTLVNQPYKYGFITDIESDSIPKGLSEEVVRLISAKKNEPEFMLEFRLKAYRQWLKMTEPQWAHVGYPKIDYQNIIYYSAPKQGKEKLKSLDDVDPTLLDTFEKLGIPLSEQKRLSNVAVDAIFDSVSIGTTFKEKLAEDGVIFCSISEALQDHPDLVQKYLGTVVPTADNFFAALNSAVFSDGSFVFIPKGVKCPMELSTYFRINNGDTGQFERTLIVAEKGASVSYLEGCTAPMYDSNQLHAAVVELVALDNADIKYSTVQNWFAGDEKGKGGIYNFVTKRGLCKGVNSKISWTQVETGSAITWKYPSCVLVGDNSVGEFYSIALTNNMQQADTGTKMVHIGKNTRSTIISKGISAGNSKNSYRGLVKMGNKAKGARNYSQCDSMLIGDNAEANTFPYIQVDNNTARLEHEASTSKIGEDQLFYFAQRGISEEDAISMLVSGFCKDVLNELPMEFAAEADKLLSLKLEGTVG; translated from the coding sequence ATGAGTGCCACTGTAAAAACTTTAGTCAATCAACCTTATAAATACGGATTTATCACTGATATTGAATCTGATAGTATTCCCAAAGGATTAAGTGAAGAAGTCGTTAGGTTAATTTCTGCCAAGAAAAACGAACCTGAATTCATGTTGGAATTTCGCCTCAAAGCCTATCGCCAATGGTTGAAAATGACTGAACCACAGTGGGCTCATGTGGGCTATCCTAAAATTGACTATCAAAATATTATTTACTATTCTGCTCCAAAACAGGGTAAAGAAAAGCTTAAAAGTTTGGATGATGTCGATCCTACTTTGCTAGATACCTTTGAAAAATTAGGTATTCCCCTATCAGAGCAAAAAAGATTGAGCAATGTTGCCGTTGATGCTATTTTTGATAGCGTTTCTATTGGTACTACCTTCAAGGAAAAATTAGCAGAAGATGGGGTTATTTTTTGTTCTATATCTGAAGCACTACAAGACCATCCTGATTTAGTTCAAAAATACTTGGGTACTGTTGTACCTACCGCTGATAACTTTTTCGCGGCTCTCAATTCCGCTGTATTTAGTGATGGTTCTTTTGTTTTTATTCCTAAAGGGGTAAAATGTCCCATGGAATTATCTACCTATTTCCGCATCAATAACGGAGATACAGGACAATTCGAGCGCACCTTAATTGTAGCAGAAAAGGGGGCATCAGTAAGTTATTTAGAAGGGTGTACCGCCCCCATGTACGACAGTAACCAACTCCATGCCGCCGTAGTAGAATTAGTCGCCCTTGACAATGCAGACATCAAATATTCCACCGTCCAAAACTGGTTTGCCGGGGATGAAAAAGGCAAAGGGGGTATTTATAACTTTGTAACCAAACGGGGATTATGTAAAGGAGTTAACTCCAAAATCTCTTGGACTCAAGTAGAAACTGGCTCGGCGATTACTTGGAAATATCCCAGTTGTGTATTAGTAGGCGATAACTCCGTTGGCGAATTTTACTCCATTGCCCTTACCAACAATATGCAACAGGCAGATACAGGTACAAAAATGGTTCATATCGGCAAAAATACCCGTAGCACCATCATCTCTAAAGGTATCTCCGCGGGAAACTCCAAAAATAGTTACCGTGGCTTAGTAAAAATGGGTAACAAAGCCAAAGGTGCAAGAAACTACTCTCAATGTGATTCCATGCTTATTGGTGACAATGCCGAAGCCAATACTTTCCCTTACATTCAGGTAGATAATAATACCGCAAGATTAGAGCATGAAGCCTCTACCTCCAAAATTGGAGAAGATCAACTGTTCTATTTTGCTCAAAGGGGTATTTCCGAAGAAGATGCTATCTCGATGTTGGTGAGTGGTTTTTGTAAAGATGTACTCAATGAATTACCCATGGAATTTGCCGCTGAAGCTGATAAATTATTAAGCCTCAAATTAGAAGGCACAGTGGGTTAA
- a CDS encoding family 3 O-methyltransferase has product MTDQTINLSPELYSYLLSVSLRENPVLGELRKEMKSHPVGRMQICPEQGQFMALLLKLMGARKVLEIGVFTGYSSTIMALALPDDGKLIGCDSCKADTDIARKYWRKAGVEDKIELFLAPALDTLNDLIEQGEKETFDFCFIDADKSNYLNYYEKCLWLVRRGGLMAIDNVLWYGRVADKNIDDKRTNKIREFNQFLKEDDRIDLSLIPIGDGLTLARKK; this is encoded by the coding sequence ATGACTGACCAAACCATTAACCTAAGTCCTGAGCTATATAGTTATTTGTTGTCTGTATCTTTGAGGGAAAATCCCGTTTTAGGGGAGTTGCGAAAGGAAATGAAAAGTCATCCTGTGGGTAGGATGCAAATTTGCCCCGAACAAGGGCAGTTTATGGCTTTATTATTAAAGTTGATGGGTGCAAGGAAGGTATTAGAAATAGGGGTTTTTACGGGTTATAGTTCAACCATTATGGCTTTGGCTTTGCCTGACGATGGTAAGTTGATTGGTTGTGATAGTTGTAAGGCGGATACGGACATTGCTAGGAAGTATTGGCGTAAGGCAGGAGTGGAGGATAAAATTGAGCTTTTTTTGGCTCCTGCGCTAGATACCCTTAATGATTTAATAGAGCAGGGGGAAAAGGAAACTTTTGATTTTTGTTTTATTGATGCAGATAAGAGTAATTATCTTAATTATTATGAAAAGTGTCTGTGGTTGGTGCGTAGAGGGGGGCTAATGGCGATCGATAATGTGCTTTGGTATGGTAGGGTTGCAGACAAAAATATTGATGATAAAAGGACAAACAAAATTAGGGAATTTAATCAATTTTTAAAGGAAGATGATCGTATTGATCTTAGTTTAATTCCCATCGGAGATGGTTTAACATTGGCTCGTAAAAAATAA
- a CDS encoding two component signal transduction system hybrid histdine kinase / response regulator codes for MNNLTSKKGDILIVDDVPENLQLLFTMLTDHDYDVRRVLSGRQALQVVDIEAPDLILLDIKMPKLDGYEVCKILKSQEKSKHIPVIFLSALNDTFDKVHAFNVGGVDYITKPFQIEEVVIRVENQLRLLNMQREIERKNKELMLLNQDLEAFSHRVSHDLKNKIHVINGFSQLIAQEFAHKFDPDVKEYFQYIQDEGKRMAEVIRDLLRLSQVQNIDIEYSNFNISEVVSEISDKFKVKNCDRTVDFIITPNLYCRGDLNLMRIVLENLLENAYKYTAKVKKSRIEFGIIKKGIKNIYFIKDNGAGFDPQTAEKLFTPFHRLHTEKEFRGTGVGLSTVKRIIQRHNGEIWYDAQVNQGATFYFYLS; via the coding sequence ATGAATAATTTAACCTCTAAAAAAGGAGACATTCTCATCGTCGATGATGTCCCCGAAAACTTGCAATTATTATTTACCATGCTCACAGATCATGATTATGATGTACGAAGAGTTTTAAGTGGGCGACAGGCTTTGCAGGTTGTTGACATCGAAGCCCCTGATTTAATTTTGCTAGACATCAAAATGCCCAAATTAGATGGTTATGAAGTATGTAAAATTCTCAAATCCCAAGAAAAGAGCAAACATATCCCCGTCATCTTTCTGAGCGCCCTTAACGATACCTTTGACAAAGTACACGCTTTTAATGTGGGCGGTGTTGATTACATCACGAAGCCGTTTCAAATTGAAGAAGTAGTTATCCGAGTCGAAAATCAATTGCGTTTACTCAATATGCAAAGGGAAATTGAACGCAAAAACAAGGAACTAATGCTATTAAACCAAGATTTAGAAGCATTCAGTCATCGAGTATCCCATGATTTAAAGAACAAAATTCATGTCATCAATGGTTTTAGTCAACTAATAGCTCAAGAGTTTGCCCATAAATTTGATCCCGATGTTAAAGAATATTTTCAATATATCCAAGATGAAGGAAAAAGAATGGCGGAGGTAATTCGAGATTTATTGCGTTTATCTCAAGTACAAAATATCGATATAGAATACTCTAATTTCAACATCAGCGAGGTAGTTTCCGAAATTAGCGATAAGTTTAAAGTCAAAAATTGCGATCGCACCGTTGATTTTATCATTACTCCAAACCTTTACTGTCGAGGAGATCTGAATTTGATGAGAATTGTTTTAGAAAATCTCTTGGAAAATGCTTATAAGTACACTGCCAAAGTAAAAAAATCCCGCATCGAATTTGGAATTATAAAAAAAGGTATCAAAAACATCTACTTTATCAAAGATAATGGAGCCGGATTTGATCCCCAAACAGCTGAAAAACTTTTTACTCCCTTTCATCGCCTACATACCGAGAAAGAATTTAGAGGTACTGGGGTTGGTTTGTCCACCGTGAAGCGAATCATTCAACGACATAACGGCGAAATTTGGTATGATGCCCAAGTTAATCAGGGAGCAACTTTCTATTTTTATTTATCTTGA
- a CDS encoding bacteriophytochrome, giving the protein MINLTTGEQQYHEQYEIRYPGSIQAHGILIVIDLETLKIIQISNNVQNFLDVAPLDLLEKPLKELLYPKQIENILASLKDNNHDFFEIIKTKKSKDKIKFQGTIHTIQDSIILELEPLHFAEQKYLPDLYSLLNNAILNTSYSYSLEETYQVITKEIRKITQFDRVLIYRFNFDNSGVVIAEDKKEGIESYLGLHYPSYDIPSPAREFYERSWLRIICDVSAPPVDIIPCQHPLKNQELDLSHSILRSVFPCHIEYLKNMGVKASMSISLLNQNKLWGLIACHHYSPKYINYETRKAGEFLGQFLSAHLFCKQEQKFKNYRLQIQGIQNRLRHGLLRSPDLIKEVFMRNKNSLINLTKSQGLAVCLDNDVHLMGNTPSQCQVNNLIKEFLNQSQQEIFFTDSLSMIYPLGREFKDTGCGILSISLFLTNHTYHLIWFRPEQSYEVPWGGNPYDVSIEKIDNISQLTPRHSFAMWKETVRNKSFPWESVEIEAAQELRKVLLLTALEFSQYSQHILEETTKQANAANLAKSQFLAKMSHELRTPLNAILGFTQMMNRDCSLSEAQQEYLGIINRSGEHLLSLINDVLEMSRIEAGQITLHQTCFNLHDLIKSVQELLTIKSNSKGLSFRVYQDDDLPQFLEGDESKLRQVIVNLVGNAIKFTDEGHVDLFLSLLSSDNLVGRQVQLLIEVKDTGIGIEEDNLESIFEPFKQTDNNVHSREGTGLGLSISRQFARLMDGDITVRSRWGEGSIFTCRIAMTLPEKIEQKSQSNSRQIIGLQQSQPVYRILVVEDVEDNRLLMEKMLQSMGFDVQTACNGKEAIALWQTWQPNLIWMDMRMPIMDGYQASRHIRNLETMEDKPPVPILALTATVFDEEREAILQVGCNDFVSKPFQEKVIFEMMEKYLGVKYIYQEKRDKNQNKIQPPTPDTQQTQTQLQKMPSLWINQLHQAALSAREAKIKTLIAEIPPEYNFLAHHLNHMLNNLFFDQIINLTQGDTNE; this is encoded by the coding sequence ATGATTAATCTAACGACTGGCGAACAACAATACCACGAACAATATGAAATTAGGTATCCTGGTTCGATTCAAGCCCACGGAATCTTGATAGTTATTGACCTTGAAACCCTGAAAATTATTCAAATCAGTAATAATGTCCAAAATTTCCTAGATGTAGCGCCTTTAGACCTATTAGAAAAGCCCTTAAAAGAGTTGCTTTATCCTAAGCAAATAGAAAATATTTTAGCATCTTTAAAAGATAACAATCATGATTTTTTTGAGATTATTAAAACCAAAAAATCTAAGGATAAAATTAAATTTCAAGGTACTATTCACACGATCCAAGATAGTATTATCTTAGAACTTGAACCTCTACACTTTGCTGAACAGAAATATTTACCAGATTTATATAGTCTTTTAAATAATGCCATTCTTAATACTAGCTATAGTTATAGCTTAGAAGAAACCTATCAAGTTATTACCAAAGAAATCAGAAAAATCACTCAATTTGATCGGGTTTTAATTTATCGTTTCAACTTTGACAATAGCGGAGTGGTAATTGCCGAGGATAAAAAAGAAGGTATTGAAAGCTATCTAGGTTTACATTATCCCTCCTATGACATTCCCTCCCCTGCCCGTGAATTTTATGAACGAAGTTGGTTAAGGATTATTTGTGATGTGTCTGCCCCCCCTGTTGATATTATTCCCTGTCAACATCCCCTCAAAAACCAAGAGTTAGATTTAAGTCACTCTATCCTAAGAAGTGTTTTTCCCTGTCATATCGAATATCTAAAAAATATGGGAGTAAAGGCTTCTATGTCCATATCTCTCCTCAATCAAAATAAACTTTGGGGGTTAATCGCCTGTCATCACTATTCTCCGAAGTATATTAATTACGAAACCAGAAAGGCGGGGGAATTTTTAGGGCAATTTTTATCAGCGCACCTATTCTGTAAACAAGAACAAAAATTTAAAAATTATCGTTTGCAAATACAGGGAATTCAAAATCGACTCAGGCATGGTTTATTAAGGAGTCCAGACTTGATAAAAGAAGTTTTTATGCGAAATAAAAATAGTTTAATCAACCTTACTAAGTCCCAAGGTTTAGCGGTTTGTTTAGATAATGATGTTCACCTGATGGGAAATACCCCTAGCCAATGTCAGGTAAATAATTTAATCAAAGAATTTCTTAATCAAAGTCAACAAGAGATATTTTTTACAGACTCTTTGTCTATGATTTATCCACTAGGGAGAGAGTTTAAAGATACAGGGTGCGGAATTTTAAGCATATCTTTGTTTTTAACTAATCATACCTATCATTTAATTTGGTTTCGACCTGAGCAATCTTACGAAGTGCCTTGGGGTGGTAATCCTTATGATGTGAGTATTGAAAAGATTGATAATATTTCCCAGCTTACTCCCCGTCATTCTTTTGCGATGTGGAAAGAGACGGTGAGAAATAAATCTTTTCCTTGGGAGTCTGTGGAAATTGAAGCGGCGCAGGAGTTAAGGAAAGTATTACTACTAACAGCCCTAGAGTTTTCTCAATATTCTCAACATATTTTGGAGGAGACAACAAAACAAGCCAATGCAGCTAACTTGGCAAAAAGTCAGTTTCTGGCAAAAATGAGTCATGAATTGCGCACTCCCCTTAATGCAATTTTGGGCTTTACTCAAATGATGAACAGGGATTGCTCTCTTTCGGAAGCACAACAGGAATATTTGGGCATTATAAATCGTAGTGGGGAGCATTTGCTGTCTTTGATTAATGATGTTTTGGAAATGTCTCGCATTGAGGCGGGGCAGATTACTCTCCACCAAACTTGTTTTAATCTTCATGATTTGATTAAATCGGTGCAGGAGTTGTTAACTATAAAATCTAATTCTAAGGGTTTATCTTTTCGTGTGTATCAGGATGATGATTTACCGCAATTTTTGGAGGGAGATGAGAGTAAGTTACGCCAGGTTATTGTTAATTTAGTGGGTAATGCCATTAAATTTACCGATGAAGGTCATGTGGATTTATTTTTATCTTTATTATCGTCGGATAATTTGGTGGGCAGACAGGTGCAATTGTTGATTGAGGTTAAGGATACGGGAATAGGCATTGAGGAAGATAATTTAGAGAGTATTTTTGAGCCTTTTAAGCAAACTGATAATAATGTTCATTCTCGGGAGGGTACAGGGTTAGGATTGTCTATTAGTCGTCAATTTGCCCGGTTGATGGATGGTGATATAACGGTTAGAAGTAGGTGGGGAGAAGGTTCTATTTTTACTTGTCGTATTGCCATGACTCTTCCCGAAAAGATTGAGCAAAAATCCCAAAGTAATTCTCGTCAGATAATTGGTTTACAACAGTCACAACCTGTTTATCGTATTTTGGTAGTAGAAGATGTGGAGGATAATCGCCTGTTGATGGAAAAAATGTTGCAGTCCATGGGTTTTGATGTGCAAACTGCTTGTAATGGAAAAGAGGCGATCGCACTTTGGCAAACATGGCAACCCAACCTAATTTGGATGGACATGAGAATGCCAATCATGGACGGCTATCAAGCCAGTCGTCATATCCGTAACCTAGAAACCATGGAAGACAAACCACCAGTACCCATTCTCGCCCTCACCGCCACCGTCTTCGACGAAGAAAGAGAAGCCATTCTTCAAGTAGGATGTAATGATTTTGTGAGCAAACCCTTCCAAGAAAAAGTCATCTTTGAAATGATGGAAAAATATCTGGGCGTTAAATACATCTATCAAGAAAAGCGAGATAAAAACCAAAATAAAATCCAACCTCCCACCCCAGACACACAACAAACACAAACACAGTTACAAAAAATGCCCTCCCTATGGATAAATCAACTCCATCAAGCGGCATTGAGTGCCAGAGAAGCAAAAATTAAAACATTAATAGCTGAGATTCCCCCAGAATATAATTTCCTTGCCCATCATCTTAATCATATGCTCAACAACTTATTTTTTGATCAAATAATCAACCTAACCCAAGGTGATACTAATGAATAA
- the cbiT gene encoding cobalt-precorrin-6B (C15)-methyltransferase CbiT, with protein MVWKYKTSGIPDELFERLPGIPLTKREVRLLILSALRLEDKSVIWDIGAGTGTVSIEMGLLCPQSEILAIERDPEIVSLIKKNSKKFKVTNVTVMEGCAPDCLGEIKSKPDRVFIGGSKSVKAVLTEVWDNLQGGGRVVAIASNLENLYQLSEGLAQLHARNIEVVQSSINRLETRGISQVFAAIAPVFILSGEKI; from the coding sequence ATGGTGTGGAAATATAAAACTTCAGGCATCCCCGATGAACTTTTTGAGCGTTTACCGGGAATTCCCCTGACGAAAAGAGAGGTCAGATTATTGATTTTGTCGGCTTTACGGTTGGAGGATAAATCAGTAATTTGGGATATAGGTGCCGGTACTGGTACAGTGTCCATTGAAATGGGTTTGTTATGCCCCCAGAGCGAAATTCTTGCCATTGAAAGGGATCCCGAAATTGTTTCTTTAATTAAAAAAAATAGTAAAAAGTTTAAAGTAACTAATGTTACAGTAATGGAGGGTTGCGCCCCTGATTGTCTTGGGGAGATCAAATCTAAACCTGATCGAGTTTTTATTGGGGGTAGTAAGTCGGTGAAGGCTGTTTTGACAGAAGTTTGGGATAATTTACAAGGGGGTGGTCGGGTAGTGGCGATCGCATCTAACCTTGAAAATCTTTACCAACTCTCCGAAGGTCTAGCCCAATTACACGCTCGAAATATCGAGGTAGTACAATCATCTATTAATCGCCTAGAAACAAGGGGTATCAGTCAAGTTTTTGCGGCGATCGCCCCTGTATTTATCCTCAGTGGGGAAAAGATTTAA
- a CDS encoding ATPase involved in DNA repair, whose amino-acid sequence MSQREDLSEEQVNQAIDQIQSAVRNVVKAPRRLANRVQKEAVDFKTNLEEYLQNTDKEELNPDGIKRDLQLLLQHPRAGLSSLGDRTSEFDRQTFVALLAQREDLSEEEANQIADQVESNFKAIIEQVQQVQQAIQSKIDKGFDNVRNYLNGLELPELNYEGIKQDFGTLFNDPQMGLEALRDRLTQFDRETLVAILSSRDDISEADVHRVIEQVESARDNVLHKVEKIQQETQKRLESVKHEAQKQVRETRKMAAGAAWWVFSSALSSLAASAIAGYLAVTRFAIL is encoded by the coding sequence ATGAGTCAGCGAGAAGATTTGAGCGAAGAACAAGTCAATCAAGCCATCGACCAGATACAATCTGCCGTTCGTAATGTAGTCAAAGCTCCCCGTCGTTTGGCAAACCGTGTCCAAAAAGAGGCGGTTGATTTTAAAACGAATTTAGAAGAGTATCTGCAAAACACTGATAAAGAAGAATTAAATCCTGATGGCATTAAGCGTGATTTACAACTTCTGTTGCAACATCCTCGTGCAGGGTTAAGTAGTCTGGGCGATCGCACTTCTGAATTCGATCGTCAAACCTTTGTCGCCCTTTTGGCTCAACGGGAAGATTTGAGTGAGGAGGAAGCCAATCAAATTGCTGATCAGGTGGAATCTAACTTTAAGGCCATCATTGAACAAGTCCAGCAAGTACAACAGGCCATCCAGTCAAAGATTGATAAAGGATTTGATAATGTTCGCAACTATCTCAATGGTTTGGAACTCCCTGAACTCAACTATGAAGGCATCAAGCAAGACTTTGGCACACTGTTTAATGATCCTCAGATGGGTTTGGAGGCTCTGCGCGATCGCTTGACTCAGTTCGACAGAGAAACCCTCGTGGCGATTCTGAGTTCCCGTGATGACATCTCTGAAGCAGATGTTCACCGAGTTATCGAGCAGGTAGAAAGCGCACGGGATAACGTTTTACACAAAGTTGAAAAGATTCAGCAGGAAACACAAAAACGCCTTGAGTCTGTCAAACACGAAGCACAAAAACAAGTACGAGAAACTCGAAAAATGGCGGCCGGTGCTGCTTGGTGGGTATTTAGCTCGGCTTTATCATCCTTGGCAGCCTCGGCGATCGCTGGTTATCTAGCGGTTACTCGGTTCGCCATTTTATAA
- a CDS encoding DUF2382 domain protein produces the protein MNTNNNTKKRAIGTFPTRKAAEQSLHELKNSGFAMDQVSVVAQDSKQNETIVEGINVSDHAGNKADDGAKMGALSGGALGTLTGLLVGLGVLAIPGVGPILMAGAVATSLATTVTGGAIGAAAGSLVGALIGLGIPEERAKVYNDRVSAGEYLVMVDGTDAEIAKAEAILNHSGIEEWGVYDVPAKESATTNHTADTAPSHEMNDQVTPRPSESVTHTPKSNQPTSSNDVKKVKLHEERMVMNKDRQKIGEVEIGKRVEVETANVAVPLTKERLVIVTVPPSSEKVSTDNIDAFHNSDTVRVEVYEDTPTIHKETFVREEVTIGKEVTQETVNAEENLRREELDVDTQGNPFMDNSSNGSDNPRR, from the coding sequence ATGAATACAAATAACAACACAAAAAAACGGGCGATCGGTACATTCCCGACTCGCAAAGCGGCTGAACAGAGTCTTCATGAATTAAAAAATTCAGGTTTTGCTATGGATCAGGTGTCTGTAGTGGCTCAAGACTCAAAGCAAAATGAAACCATTGTTGAGGGAATCAATGTCAGCGATCACGCTGGGAACAAAGCCGACGATGGAGCAAAAATGGGTGCCTTGTCTGGTGGTGCTTTAGGTACTCTGACGGGATTACTGGTCGGTCTTGGTGTTTTAGCCATTCCAGGTGTGGGCCCTATTTTGATGGCTGGAGCCGTTGCCACCAGTTTGGCGACCACAGTGACAGGAGGTGCGATCGGAGCCGCGGCAGGGAGCTTGGTAGGGGCATTAATTGGGCTGGGTATTCCTGAAGAAAGAGCTAAAGTCTATAATGATCGGGTTTCTGCAGGGGAATATCTAGTGATGGTTGATGGAACCGATGCTGAAATTGCCAAGGCCGAAGCCATCTTAAACCATAGCGGTATTGAAGAATGGGGGGTATATGACGTTCCTGCAAAGGAATCTGCTACCACAAACCACACTGCTGATACGGCCCCTTCCCATGAAATGAATGATCAAGTCACTCCAAGACCCTCCGAATCTGTTACTCATACACCAAAAAGCAATCAGCCCACTTCATCCAATGATGTCAAAAAAGTGAAACTGCACGAAGAACGTATGGTTATGAATAAAGACCGCCAAAAAATAGGTGAGGTAGAAATTGGTAAGCGCGTGGAAGTAGAAACGGCTAACGTTGCGGTACCACTCACAAAAGAGCGTCTTGTGATTGTCACAGTTCCCCCAAGCAGTGAGAAGGTTTCCACCGATAATATTGATGCGTTTCATAACAGTGATACCGTTCGGGTGGAGGTTTACGAAGATACTCCTACTATTCATAAGGAGACTTTTGTTCGTGAGGAGGTCACCATCGGAAAAGAAGTAACTCAAGAAACGGTTAACGCAGAAGAAAATTTACGTAGAGAAGAACTAGATGTGGATACTCAGGGCAATCCTTTCATGGATAACAGTTCTAATGGCAGTGATAACCCTCGCCGTTAA
- the dps gene encoding DNA-binding ferritin-like protein Dps → METINIGLTDKQRQGVINLLNQSLADTYVLLVKTKKYHWDIVGPQFMTLHKLWHAHYEALTINVDVIAERIRTLAGYPVGTMKGFLKICSLKEHPGDVPSATEMVSQLLEDHEKVVRNLREQVKKCSKEFKDEGTADFLTGLMEQHEEIAWMLRSFIEGEALQGNGLKPKGDKKVVGV, encoded by the coding sequence ATGGAAACAATCAATATCGGACTGACAGATAAACAACGTCAAGGGGTGATCAATTTGCTCAATCAAAGTTTGGCAGACACCTATGTACTGTTGGTGAAAACGAAAAAATATCATTGGGATATTGTGGGACCGCAGTTTATGACTCTGCATAAGCTATGGCACGCTCATTACGAAGCTCTCACTATCAATGTAGATGTTATTGCCGAACGCATCAGAACCTTGGCAGGGTATCCCGTAGGAACCATGAAAGGATTTCTCAAAATTTGTTCTCTCAAAGAGCATCCTGGTGATGTCCCTAGTGCGACGGAGATGGTATCGCAACTGCTAGAAGACCATGAAAAGGTTGTGCGAAATTTGCGTGAACAGGTTAAGAAATGTAGCAAGGAGTTTAAGGATGAAGGAACTGCTGATTTTCTCACTGGGTTGATGGAGCAACATGAGGAAATAGCTTGGATGTTACGTTCTTTTATTGAGGGAGAAGCTCTCCAAGGGAATGGCTTGAAACCAAAGGGAGACAAAAAGGTGGTAGGGGTTTAG
- a CDS encoding Pmp3-like protein, which yields MKLLYIVLGILLPPVAVFLKFGVGSTLFINIGLTILGWIPGSIHAVWAIAKEDQELNGTV from the coding sequence ATGAAATTACTATATATCGTTCTCGGCATTCTGCTTCCCCCTGTGGCTGTTTTCCTAAAGTTTGGGGTTGGCTCAACACTATTCATCAATATTGGGCTAACCATACTCGGTTGGATTCCAGGCAGTATTCATGCAGTATGGGCGATCGCAAAAGAAGACCAAGAACTGAACGGAACTGTTTAA